The Sabethes cyaneus chromosome 3, idSabCyanKW18_F2, whole genome shotgun sequence DNA window agttcttgagttatgcagaaatttgtgtttcatttgtatgcgagccccccCTTCCAGAGGAAGAGAGGCCTCGAACCATCACAAGAGAGGATGCGCCTTGAACCTTCCCCGGCTTCAAAAACCCCTGAATACAAatattcacgccgatcggttcagtagcttTCGAGTCTATAAGTTACatacagaaagacagacagaaaaatcatttttataAGTTTAGATTTGTTTCAATATGTATATTGATTttatgtgcaacgtaagaacactaaataacgcgaatactagacacaacacttatggttcttacaaaaacataaataccttatccgctaaccggtttcgggtatgatgctacccatcatcagagcggtggtcgactggaTACAAAGTAGTAATTTGCTGTTTACTACAGTTTCAACTTCGTCAGTTGAAAGAGCGGTGAGGTGATGAGAGCGTCATCCTCATTCATCAGGGGACGGTCCTCCGTACAGATGTACATCGACTCCCACGCAGTCAAATGAGAAGACTTTCTcacgtttttgagcagctttgcGTTTCCCCAATTAATATTATGTTTGGAGCAGATTGAGTGCATGGCTACACTGGAGTCGTTGGGCCGTTCGTTCTCCACTGCCTTTCTATGTTCCTTTAGACGAGTTTTGAATTTTCTCCGCGTTTGCCCGATGTACACCGCTGGGCAatcctggcacggaatttcataAATTCCTGAGCGCTCGTCGGGCGGAACCTTGTCCTTTTGATTATTCAAAAGTTCCTGTAAGGTATTGCCGCTTTTGTGGACCACATGGAAACCATGCCGCTTAAGTAACTTTCTAATATGGTTTGTTACTTTCGGGTAAAACGGCAGGCTGATTCTTTGTACTTCTTCTCTTTCAGGCTGTAGTGTAGTGGTATCATGGCGCTGTTTTTTGCGGAGATGTTTGCGgattattttatccacaaacTTTTTGTCGTACCCGTTTAATTCAGCAGCTTTCTGGATCCTTTCCCTTTCCGCTGCAAAATCTTCCTGCTCCATGGGGATGTTGACTAGACGATGCGCCATAGAATGAAAAGCTGCTTGTTTTTGGGCCCCGAAGTGATTCGAGTCCGTAGTAATGTAACGGTCGGTAGACGTTGGTTTTCGAAAAATGCTGAACTTCAGGGTATTGTCTTCTTTCCTGGTAATCAGCAGGTCCAAAAACGGTAGTTTTCCCTCTACTTCCTGTTCCACCGTAAAATTGATCTTTTCGTGCTGTGAGTTCAGCCAATTCAGTGTTTGTGGCACGTAGCGTTCCTTCACTATGGCGTAAATGTCGTCTACGTATCGCTTCCATACGCGTGGGAAAAGTTTTTCACTTTGTAGCTTTTCCTCAAAGTCGCTCATAAACAATTCCGCCAAAAGGGGCGATATTTTACTACCCATGCTGAGGCCATGGATTTGCTTGTAGTATTTACCTCT harbors:
- the LOC128739264 gene encoding uncharacterized protein LOC128739264 produces the protein MGSKISPLLAELFMSDFEEKLQSEKLFPRVWKRYVDDIYAIVKERYVPQTLNWLNSQHEKINFTVEQEVEGKLPFLDLLITRKEDNTLKFSIFRKPTSTDRYITTDSNHFGAQKQAAFHSMAHRLVNIPMEQEDFAAERERIQKAAELNGYDKKFVDKIIRKHLRKKQRHDTTTLQPEREEVQRISLPFYPKVTNHIRKLLKRHGFHVVHKSGNTLQELLNNQKDKVPPDERSGIYEIPCQDCPAVYIGQTRRKFKTRLKEHRKAVENERPNDSSVAMHSICSKHNINWGNAKLLKNVRKSSHLTAWESMYICTEDRPLMNEDDALITSPLFQLTKLKL